Within Neoarius graeffei isolate fNeoGra1 chromosome 21, fNeoGra1.pri, whole genome shotgun sequence, the genomic segment CGGGGCGTTGGTCTCCACCAATGACTCGATCTTGTCAAACCTAGCCTCGGTCCTGTCAAACCTAGCCTCGATCCTCCGCATCAAGCGACTCATGTGGGCCTCTGTGACTATGGGGACAAATGTGATGGAAGTTGTAATTTATAATGTACTTTCCTGAGTGAGTGAACTAGTTAAGTGTGTATAaaagtacttacttctctcaaaCATGGCTGCGATAGCCGAGACACCCTGTCCGTCATGAAGCACCCggctgctggctgaagttttcaaaaagaaaatattagTTTTCCTGTTCATGATTTTGTATTCCAACATCTGTAAATGGGAACTTGAAAGCAACTGTACCTTGAACAGAGTCAAAAGAGGTTTCCAGTGATTCTTGGAGGTGCCTGGCTGACTGAATTGGGTGTAGTGCCCggctgctggctgaagttttcaaaaagaaaatgttAGTTTTCCTGTTCATGACTTTGTATTCCAACATCTGTAAATGGGAACTTGAAAGCAACTGTACCTTGAACAGGGTCAACAGGACTTGGGCTAGGGTGGTGAGGACTGGCTCCAGTCCCGGCTGGTGTTGACCCTGAAAAGATGGTGCATATGGATGTTAAgtcatttattgggggggggggggggggggggggtttcttatACATGGTATTCGCCAAAGAAGAAACTATGATAATACATTAgacatttacaaataaattgaaaAACACTTACACTTACATTGTGGTGGTAGGGGCATTGGGTCCTGCTGACCTGAAAAGAGCACACAAACATCAGATCAGTCACGTAATATGCACCGGTTATTCATCATGAATGTTAGCTCCAAGCTATGAATGATGATTTGGGAACTGTTAACTTACACACAGGGCTTCCAGGTACAGTCAGAGTCTTGGGTTGCTTCTTGGTTGCTGCTACCACTGGAGCAGAATCATCTGGAAGGAAAGACCATACAATGTGCAATGTAAATTTCTTGTAAATGACTTGAAAATGAACACTGAATTGAGTAACTAATGTTGTCATTAGTGAAAAGAGCTTACCATCATCAGAGGATTCGGAGACAAACCTCCTTGGGCGCTTATGCTGCCTTATTGCAAAAGTGTTCACATCCTCTGTCTCAACACTTGAGGACTCCATCAATTGCAAACACTTCTGTTCAGCTTTGGCGTATGAATCTATGGAAAATGACTTTTAGTcagtagcacaaaaaaaaaaaaaacagtgctgcCATAGAGAGAACAATTCAGTATATTCTATGTAGTGCATAGCAGCGATAGCTCACCTGTTTCGTACCAGGTTTTCTTAACGGGATGTTTGGCCCAAGTTGTATTTGGTGCTTGGCACTTCACAACATGCAATCACACATTGTGTGTCGTCCAGTAGCAGACCATGCCatgctaaaaatatatataattaaaaaatatatataacaagcatatatatatatatttgttatcAAAAGTATATAGGCATATATGTAAGCATACATATTTGCTATGTATCGACAAAAAAAAGACTCGTACCTCAGAAGTGTGTCCAAGCCATGAAGATGGCACAACCTCAATAGCATTGTCTGTGAACTCAACAGTGAAGCTCATCTGTGAAAACAAAGGCATCATTAGCAAGGAAAATGGAGCAAAAGGTATTAGTTCCCTTGGCTGGCCTATGAAAACTCCTGTAGGTGTGAAACAGTCTATTTGGTTTTAAGAAAACATTACAAATAAACATGGCATTAAGATGGACATATTTTCCCAATCCATCCTTTTTACATGGCTAAAACACAGAATCTCCCAttagcaaaacacattttgtatcaTATTTTGCAAGTGTACACAGCAATTACCCTAAAAGGATTCCTCCAAAAAAATCATTGTGATGGTTAAATTGCGTGTGTGGATGTCTCCTAAAAATCATGCAGGACTGTCATGAAAACATTAGTCTGTTTCTGTGGCTCCTCAATCATCAAGGCCTGTTTTGTGAGTTCACATTCTGGCACCAGCTTCATGACACACTCACTCCTTTTCACTCTGAAGCACCCAATGATTCTTGAATCACAAGGATCTGTGAACAGAGGATCCACCCTCTGAAAGACCTTGCACAAAACCATGTCATTCCTTTCTTCAATGGCCTCACAACATTTGGCACCTGCCAAAATGTACGCATTGTTTGGTCTTCGGGTTTTCTTTTTCGGTGCTGGAGCTGTGGGAGTCTGATCCTGGTCCATCTCCAAGAGCCTTTTAGCCACTTGAATTAGTGGTCTATTCCCTGATCGGACAAGACGTTTCAGCTTGCCCAAGTAGTTTTCAAACCGGAAGGCGCTGCATGCATCAAGGCATCCAAAGGTCTCTGCTTCATCTGTTAAATGGAGCATGCTGTGCACATTATACACCATGAAGTGTCTGCCATACAGCTCTGCAGTCTGTGACACAAAATACACCATCAGGTTTAGTCTGCATACTTGCCGGCTAGGTTGGGAGAAACCAAAATGTTCAGTGCCACACTGAAAGCCATGAAATGCCTGTACAGTGGCCTGGACAGAATGCCCTTGAGCACTACTTTTCCTGTATACAGGGCAAACTGGCGCAGCTCTGTAGCTTTCCAGCGGTCGACTTCTTCCAAGCTCCTGGGCTTTCTGGTAAAACAACTTGGTATATATATTCTCTCAAACCACACAGTCTTCTGCTGACCTCTTGGAGCTGTGTAGTTGACAGTCTCACCTTCCTGCTTCCCCTCACCCATTCCACTAACAGTTTCCTCATGACACCTAAACAAGCTTGGTGCATGTAATCAATGGGAAACATTTTGATCATATCAATTGGAAGTTGCAGGAATGGGGACACTGTATAGCCCTCAGTTTCCTTGACAGCCATCTCTCTTCTGAACAGGTCATTGGTTCGCAGGGTGCTTTGGACATCAGGGTATGTTACACGGCCGTCTTCCCATGTCCCTTTCTGTGCACATTTGTCACATCCATAGTATCCTGTGCACAGTTTTGTTGCTTTGACCATTGCCTTGGCAGGCACATCACATACAACACAGTGCATGACAACCATTTTCCCTTGAATTCCAAGCAGATCCTTCATTTCTGCAACCACATCGTTGAGAAACTCCAAATCATTCGGTTTAGCAGGATCAGATGTTAAGGTGACAGGAAAAACATGAGTTGGACTCAGATGGATGGCACACAAGACAGGCCACAGAGTGGTCTTGCTGTTTTTGAACAGTGGAACACCATCAATGTTCAGAGACAACTCCAGGGTGGTTATTTTTTTCAGAACCTCTTGTGGGTAGTGGTTTAGTTGTGCTTCAATAGCTCTCCTTAAACCAAAGTGAACATACTCCATTCCTGATACTGGAGTTGACCTGATGTCTCTTGGGGTTGAGAGAAGGGTTCTTGCTGTTGAAGGCAACCCTGTGTGTCCATTGGCTTTTAATCCTACAAGAAGGTCATCAAGTGCAGAGTGTGTAATCTGGTGTTTTAAGGCCCAGTGTTGTAAAAAGTCCTTTAGTGAGCTTTGTGGGTCGTTTTCCTCAATGTAAGAGTCACTGGTGTCACTGCTATCCTCCACATTCATGGGTGTGCTCCATAGCGCATCTGATGCAAACTCAGTACCAACACTACTGCTTGTTGGTACTGTCATGCACTCTGGCTCTTCTTCATTCTCCTCTGCCAGTAGTACAGATTGttcttgcagttgctgctgatgTTGACAAAGCCTGGCCGCTTCTTGCATAGCCTGCTCTGCCTGTGCAGCATCTAGTGCGTCCTTCTCCTCTTGCATTTCTGCTCTCAAAGCCTTTCGCACCGCTTCCACCTCTCGCCGCACCCTCTTCCATCTCTTTGTGTAGGCTTGTCTGGCCAATCGCTTTTCACTCATTGTGGGGAAATACAATGTGACTGCAATGACAAAACTAAATGACTAACACATTAACAGCACATTGGCACAGTACACAGTAATGCCACAAGTCAATTGATGATACTAAAAACATGTTCATCATTCAATGAATGACTTAACTTTATCAAAATCCAAAAACATTGCAGAGTGAAgcgttgctaaaaaaaaaaagatacaactgTTAAAACGCTTTCCATGGACATTGCAACATGGAACTCAAAATTACATTAAAAGATATATGTGCATAAGCCCATATCTTGCCATTCTGAAGCAGGCTGAGACATACCCCAAATTTGCCAAATAACTGAGACAGCAGCAAACATAAAATCGGTGAGGACCACTCTATTACATTGCAAAGAACTCAGAAAGGAGCTTCATGTTCAAAATACTGCACATATCCTTTAAAGGAGAATTCTGGCTGTTTTGCAAATAAAATTTTGAACTTTTGATTCCCCTGAAGTCAGCGCTGAGCACCGGTGAAGCATTTGATGCGCTCAGCGCTGACTTCTGGGGAATCCGGAAGGCAACAAAGGTATGTGCTGGCTCGAAAAGTTCAAAATTTATACACCTATGTGCTAGCTAATGTAGTAAATGTGCAATGTTTTCAAACATCAGGGTCCACACACCACGGGCAATCCCATGAAAACCGTTTTGAAACAAGTTATGTGAATATACGAACGTTGAAAGGCTGCCCTGTAGCCACCGTTTCAATTGAAATCCGCGTAGCAGCTATAtgcataacatttttttttttttagacaggatgGATTTTTCTCACGGTTTGTGCTACTGCCAACTTTCCTCGACCACAAACGTTTGAGATATATTTGCAAAACAG encodes:
- the LOC132869970 gene encoding uncharacterized protein LOC132869970, which produces MESSSVETEDVNTFAIRQHKRPRRFVSESSDDDDSAPVVAATKKQPKTLTVPGSPVCQQDPMPLPPQWSTPAGTGASPHHPSPSPVDPVQASSRALHPIQSARHLQESLETSFDSVQASSRVLHDGQGVSAIAAMFERITEAHMSRLMRRIEARFDRTEARFDKIESLVETNAPTHTPQLQQEDVVLAKPCSMVMELLELDRSLEQPDKRNKMQHFLETVGGAGLGAAIHRMLRRVANNEVLAQYSLRGRRAKMSFDDLILCKIIKAACVKKFPGHTEAEVEECLGQTLKFAPHTQSAGQQQRMDN